The following proteins are co-located in the Sphaeramia orbicularis chromosome 24, fSphaOr1.1, whole genome shotgun sequence genome:
- the btbd9 gene encoding LOW QUALITY PROTEIN: BTB/POZ domain-containing protein 9 (The sequence of the model RefSeq protein was modified relative to this genomic sequence to represent the inferred CDS: inserted 1 base in 1 codon): protein MSNSHPLRPLASVSEIDHIHLLSEQLGALVLGEEYSDVTFIVEXKRFPAHRVILAARCHYFRALLYGGMKESQPQAEVRLEETRAEAFSMLLHYLYTGRASLSSAREEVLLDFLGLAHRYGLQPLEDSTSEFLRTILHTNNVCLVFDVASLYSLSALSAACCAYMDRHAPEVLNSEGFLMLSKTALLTVVTRDSFAASEKEIFQALCRWCRQHGEGAETQEVMSAVRLPLMTLTEMLNVVRPSGLLSPDDLLDAIKTRSESRNMDLNYRGMLIPEENIATMKYGAQVVKGELKSALLDGDTQNYDLDHGFSRHPIEEDGRAGIQVKLGQPSIINHVRLLLWDRDSRSYSYYIEVSMDELDWVRVVDHSKYLCRSWQNLYFTPRVCRYVRIVGTHNTVNKVFHLVAFECMFTNRPYTLDNGLVVPSENVATIASCASVVEGVSRSRNALLNGDTRNYDWDSGYTCHQLGSGAIVIQLAQPYSIGSLRLLLWDCDERSYSYYIEVSTNQQQWTKVVDRTRVACRSWQTLKFDKQPASFIRIVGTHNTANEVFHCVHFECPAQLDIEVNEGSPGVDPSDSGSAPQQPRPQRPSRTHSLLPSQPSSSSSSSSQSHH, encoded by the exons ATGAGTAACAGTCACCCTCTGCGTCCACTGGCCTCCGTGTCGGAGATCGACCACATACACCTCCTATCAGAGCAGCTGGGAGCCCTGGTGCTCGGTGAGGAGTACAGCGATGTCACCTTCATCGTGG GGAAGCGTTTCCCAGCTCATCGGGTCATCCTGGCAGCACGCTGTCACTACTTCAG GGCTTTGCTGTATGGTGGAATGAAAGAGTCCCAGCCCCAGGCTGAGGTGCGTCTGGAGGAGACGAGGGCTGAGGCCTTCTCCATGCTGCTGCATTACCTGTACACAGGCCGGGCCAGCCTCAGCTCTGCCCGGGAAGAGGTGCTGCTTGACTTCCTGGGCCTGGCTCATCGCTATGGTCTCCAGCCACTAGAGGACTCCACCTCTGAGTTTCTACGTACCATCCTGCACACCAACAATGTCTGCCTGGTGTTTGATGTGGCCAGTCTCTACTCTCTGAGCGCGCTCAGTGCTGCCTGCTGTGCCTATATGGACAGACATGCACCTGAAGTGTTGAATTCTGAAGGGTTCCTTATGCTCTCCAAG ACGGCTCTGCTGACCGTGGTCACGCGGGACTCGTTTGCTGCCAGTGAAAAGGAGATCTTCCAGGCTCTGTGCCGCTGGTGCCGGCAGCATGGCGAGGGGGCTGAGacacaggaagtgatgtcagCAGTGCGGCTGCCACTCATGACGCTGACGGAGATGCTGAATGTGGTGCGACCATCTGGCCTTTTGAGCCCAGATGACCTGCTGGATGCCATTAAAACCCGCTCCGAGAGCCGCAACATGGATCTCAACTACCGGGGCATGCTCA TCCCAGAGGAGAACATTGCTACAATGAAGTATGGAGCTCAGGTGGTGAAAGGAGAGCTGAAGTCTGCACTGCTGGATGGGGACACCCAGAACTACGACCTGGATCATGGTTTTTCCAGACATCCCATTGAGGAGGACGGCCGGGCCGGGATTCAGGTGAAACTAGGACAGCCATCCATCATTAACCATGTCCGCCTGCTGCTGTGGGACAGGGACAGCCG GTCTTACTCATACTACATCGAGGTGTCTATGGATGAGCTGGACTGGGTGCGTGTTGTAGACCATTCGAAGTACCTCTGTCGCTCCTGGCAGAATCTGTACTTTACACCTCGGGTTTGCAG atACGTTCGCATAGTGGGAACACACAATACTGTCAACAAGGTCTTCCACCTCGTGGCTTTTGAATGCATGTTCACCAACCGCCCATATACCCTGGACAATGGACTTGTGG TGCCCAGTGAGAATGTTGCCACTATTGCATCGTGTGCCAGTGTCGTCGAGGGTGTGAGCCGTAGCAGAAATGCCTTGCTCAATGGTGACACCCGCAACTATGACTGGGACTCTGGGTACACCTGCCACCAGCTGGGCTCCGGGGCCATCGTCATCCAACTGGCTCAGCCTTACTCCATTGGATCATTGAG GCTGCTGCTCTGGGACTGTGATGAACGCTCTTACAGTTACTACATTGAAGTTTCCACCAATCAGCAGCAGTGGACAAAGGTGGTCGACCGTACCAGGGTGGCATGCCG ATCATGGCAGACCTTAAAGTTTGATAAGCAGCCTGCTTCTTTCATCCGTATCGTGGGAACTCACAACACTGCTAATGAG GTTTTCCACTGCGTTCACTTTGAGTGTCCGGCACAGCTCGACATTGAGGTGAACGAAGGCAGCCCCGGAGTGGACCCCTCCGATTCTGGGTCGGCCCCCCAGCAGCCGCGACCCCAGCGGCCATCACGCACTCACAGCCTGCTGCCCTCCCagccctcttcctcctcatcctcctcctcccagtCCCATCATTAA